TTGgttcttaaaaattttagtttcatACTTTCCTTTGTCTAGTTGTGCCAACATTTTTAAGAGTTTACACTACAAAGAAGAACCAGTATCCAGGTCAATAATATTCAAATGTTCTTGCTCTCATATACCCTAAAAGGAAcctgaaaaatatacatatggtGTGTCACATAATTTTTCAgtaaaagttgaaagaataggaaattttatttttcccatgtattataaatattagcatcttaaaaataaaactcatccTTCTTTTAAATATGCCCAATGGAATCTATGAATCATGACAATTTAATACTCAGAATCATCCATTTAAAcaaatatacacatttttctttaacAGTAAGAAATTTTGTCTCATTCCATTTTCTCCTTAAACTCTCATTTTCACTCTGTTTTCTTCAGAGAATTTTATTCTAAAGTAATATGTTTATGCTTAAACAACTTTATTgatcaatataaatatttttaaaatttgaaaatatttaaaaatttcctgaGACACAAAAATCTAGGTATCAAATATTCATTCTGGACTGAGTTATTGTACATATAATTTATAACGTACATAATTgatcaaaataaatattacacATTTCTATGACTATTAAACATAGTGAAATTTTTAACAGAAATAGATCTCTTAATGAGAAGAAAGAGCTTTTTTTCTCCCAGTAAGTTAATGGATCTATTAACAATGATTATTTCttccaattcatggggttgcaaagagttggacacgactaagcgactgaactgatactgatttGTTCCAAGAAGGAGATAGGATTCAGCATCCCTATCAtccttgttttgtgtttttatagaTGCACGTGCTGAGTAAAGCTGAGGGTATAATGCATTCAAAGTTGGACTGTTCTTTCCCCAGATCTTTCCTTGCTGgttttgtttcacttttcagatctcagctcaaatGTGACCCTCCTCAAGGAGAATTCTCCTAACGGTGGGATCAAAAGTAGTCCTTCTGAACCTGGTTATACAATCATCATTGCACCCGTCACTCTGCAGGTGTTTTGTTCAGGGATTTCCCATTGCTCCTCTGGGCTAGAGTGTCAGTTCTTGTGCCAGGAACCTTGTCTGTCTTGGTGATGCCTGGGAGGCACTGTGCTATAAACGCTGTTGGATGAATAATGATGTGCTTATATGAAAGGATCACTCATTTACGGAGCAGTCACCAGTAAAGAAACCAGGCTCTCTCAGTTATCATCAAACCAAGATCCTCCAAGCAAACACAATGGAAGAGGAACCTCCTTGCGGGCCGGGGAGTCTAAGCTTGTATCCTGAGATTCACCCTGCGGTATAAGTGATATTCTAGTCTAGCAActaaagtgttagtccctcagtcgtgtctaactctttgcgaccccataccaggctcctctgtccatgggattcttcaggcaagaatactggaatgggttgtcattcccttctccagggagcaaCTAAATAGCTCAAAATAACAAAAGGGAAGTAAACACATAAGAGTAACTGTGACCAGACAATCTGGGAGATTTCCTGTCTGGGATCCTACACATGGTTGGAAATGTGTGGAGACATTTTGGGTCAGTGTGGGGTAGAAAGAATGCCTACATTTAGTTGGCCCCCCACCAGTATCAACAGTCTTGCAGTAATTGACATGAAGCACCATCCCTTGCTGGAAAACTACGCCTTTGCACCTCATCTTAGCTTCTAACACCCAGGGGCGCTTTCAAGCTAAGGCAGACAACATGAGTCCCCATCCCTGTCTGAAGCCTGTTTTCTGAGATCAAGTTTTCAACAGAGCCTTCTCTTTCCAAATGACCATCAGAAAGAAGGCCCACTGCATCTGGAGACAGCACAACCACATCCACCCCATCCAAACAGCACAACCCAAACCATCAGCCCCAAAGCACTTACAGGTGACTTTAATACTATGGTTACACTGGTATGGGCGtggcagggtgggatggggaaggtgctggggagaggggaagaatgAATCTGGCTGATGGAGGGAAAGTCAACCTAGCAGGTGATGGATTAAATAGATTTAAtagattaaattatttaaaacagctGCTCCCTGTGCATTACAGTTTACCCTTTGTGagcaaagtgaaactgaagtctcttagtcatgtccaactctttgcgaccccatggactgtagcataccaggcttctccgtccatgggtttttccaggcaagagcactggagtgggttgccatttccctctccatttgTGAGCAAACATACAACCAAACAAGCAAGAACATTCCAACTCTGAGGCTCCCAAAATGCTCCCTGAAACACTCCCTTAGTCTAGTCTAAGtgcttgtttttccttctgattaACCCAAATGGCCAGCTATTTTGTAAACTGTCTTCAGGATTGGATTTATTTTATATAGGTTTTGTGCCCTGTAAAGACACAAATGCTGGGAGTCCCTTAGGGGCCTAGtgggttaggattccaggcttttaCTGCTGTGGCAGCTTCCtaccctggttgaggaactgagatctcaAGCCAGAGGCAcagatcaaagggaaaaaaaaaagtgcaacatTGTTTTCGCTGAGCAGATTATGCAGACCTGAGGGTATTAGTCTTCCCAGAATGTTTTcctgttaaaaaaatttaaccttGAGTTTGAGAAGTGCCCTATAGCAGAAAGAGTCAAGAATCTTGCTTGTCTATCTTTAATGTCTATCAATAAAATTGAgatgagaggaggaagaaaaaagaaaaaccatcgACTTCACTGAACGGAAATAAATCGTATGTTTCATACAGAGCCCACATCTCATTCTTCCTAACCCCAGCTGCAGTAACGAgaaatttattgagcatctactataccCTCAAGACATAGTTGACTCAAGACTGCTGTTGCATGTACATGTATTAGTACCTTTTAAACGCATTATCAAATATTTTACACCCATCAGTGTTTACATCATAAACATTTCACTATTATTGAAAACTTTGGCGTGCAAAACTGAAAAGGGCTGGCTGTCATTAACTTAAAAAGCTGCCTTAATCCATTTGCTCCAGCTGCTAGCCCTGAGTGAGGATGCGGGAAAATAGAAACGCAAATCACTTGCAGGAGTCCCCCTCAGTTGCAGGAAACATCTCAAAGAAAGGGTTTTGTTTTTCGATTTCATGAACACGTGGAATTGTTTCAGGCTTCCTTTGATCACGGAAAGGCGCGGTCGACCCCGAGTCTTTCCAACGAGAGTGGCTTTTCTCAGGCAACACACCAAGATACAGCTTTAGAATTTCTCTCTAGGCCAAGAGttcttcagttttaaaatggAATACAAGCCATTAGGGAAGGCGAGAGCGTTCTTAGCCCAATGCCCCGCGAGCTCTCCGGACGCAACGGGCTGTTTCTCGCGGGATCGGTTGGGGCCTGCGTCACTGAAGCGTCACAGGAAGGGGCGGAGTCTCGCGCTGTGGCGGGAAAAGTGACTTCTGGGAAGCGGTGGGAGGCCGTTCCCGCCGCCGTCCGGCCCTCGCCGCCGCGCCCGCAACCAGCACTATGCCAGCCGCCGGCTCCGAGCCGTCACGCCCACTGTCGCCGCCCGCCGTGCAGGAGCAGAGCGCCGaaccgcggccgccgccgccgcacgGGGAGCTGCAGTACCTGGGGCAGATAGAACACATCCTCCGCTGCGGCTTCCGAAAGGATGACCGCACCGGCACTGGCACCCTGTCGGTGTTCGGGATGCAGGCGCGGTACAACCTGAGAGGTGAGGCAGCCGCGTCACGGGGGCGGGCGGGCCCGGTGCACGCGGAGCTGCGGTGGGGAGAGCGCTGCGGACAGGCCGAGCCCAGCGACGGGCGTTTAGCCCTAACCTCTGCAGCGTAAGGGGAATGGCTTTGGCCCCACTTTACAGACGCCAAAACTGGCTCGGACTCTAGACGTGAACTTGGATAAGGTCACACGGACTGAACGGACAGAGCTGGGAGGTAAAAGCAGGCCCTCTGGCTCTTAATCGCCCCGGTATGCTGTCTCCCCTAAGCGGGCTTGGCTCTGCAGCGCTATCCCCAGACTAAAGTGCGGGAGAGGATCTGCCCGGGCTTGACCGAGGCCTTGACTGCAGGGCCCCGTTTTCGCCACTCTTCCCTCCGCGCTGACTGTTCCGCTTTGTTTTCAAAAATTGGAGCCCAGATGACGTGGGCGGGGCCTCGGTGGGGGAGACCGCTGGGAAGCAGGGGCGGAAACTTGGGGCTCGTGACAGTTCTCCCATCTGGTCGAGCGAGCCAGCTTTCCTCCCTAATCTTGAAACAGAAACGCGAGAATCCGagttcttattaattttttttttttttttttttgggtggtggGGACTGTGCCACAAGGCTTGCGAGTTCTtagaacctgggccacagcagctAAAGtggggagtcctaaccactggacctccagggaattacCTTATttgcttcgctggtggctcaggtggtgaagaatccgcctgcaatgcgggagccctgggttggaaagatcccctggagaaaggaacggttACCCAGTCCGGTATTCTGACCTGCAGAATTCCGTGGACcgcatgtatagtccatggggtcgcaaagagtcggacacgactgaacgactttcactttcctggggAGAAATGTGTCTTGGAAGTTGTTAGTGCCAGGCTCTCAGGGGACaaagaggtgggatgggggtcgGCCTCAGACAAACGTCCGTGAAATAGGTGTGGAGGGTGGTTGTGAGTGGGGAGACCAGCTGTTGAAGGAGGTGCACCCAGGTCAGGGCAGAAACCCTCTGCCACACACGCATTGCAGAGACTGGAAAATCCGGAGCTGCTGTGTCCAGATTGGCTTGGACAGGGTGGGGAGTTTTGTCTTGAGTCGAGGGATTCgccttcctgcagctcctgcatggTAGCCTCCCATGAGCCACAGATGTCATTTTCACTCCAGCGCTTATGCTTAGACTTGGGCGCTGTTGTTTATCTTTGCCTATCTTCAGCTTCCTCATGTGCTCAAAATGGAGGAAATGATCCCCCAAATGGAGGGAATGTAGGTGCTTGAAGACTGCCCTTGTTACATGAGTATCACCTGTACAGTCGGCTGAATAGGTACTGAATTTAGAGATAAGCTTTTACTTTTTCTCAGCTGTATGATGCAGACTTACCACCTCCTGGtgcctgtaaaatggagatcataatggagaaataacaccagaaagaatgaagggatggagccaaagcaaaaacaatacccagctgtggatgtgactggtgatagaagcaaggtccggtgctgtaaagagcaatattacataggaacctggaatgtcaggtccatgaatcaaggcaaattggaagtggtcaaacaggagatggcaagagtgaatgttgacattctaggaatcagtgaactaaaatggactggaatgggtgaatttaactcagatgaccattatatctactactgcgggcaggaatccctcagaagaaatgaagtagccatcatggtcaacaaaagagtccaaaatgcagtacttagatgcagtctcaaaaacgacagaatgatctctgttcgtttccaaggcaaaccattcagtatcacagttatccaagtctatgccccaaccagtaacactgaagaagctgaagttgaatggttctatgaagacctacaagaccttttagaactaacacccccaaaagatgtccttttcattataggggactggaatgcaaaagtaggaagtcaagaaacacctggagtaacaggcaaatttggccttggaatacggaatgaagcagggcaaagactaatagagttttgccaagaaaatgcactggtcatagcaaacaccctcttccaacaacacaagagaagactctacacatggacatcaccagatggtcaacaccgaaatcagattgattatattctttgcagccaaagatggagaagctctatacagtcaacaaacacaagaccaggagctgactgtggctcagatcatgacctccttattgccaaattcagagttaaattgaagaaagtaaggaaaaccactagaccattcaggtatgacctaaatcaaatcccgtatgattatacagtggaattgagaaatagatttaagggccgaacattgtacaggagacagggatcaagaccatccccatggaaaagaaatgcaaacaagcaaaatggctctctggagaggccttacaaatagctgtgaaaagaagagaagcaaaaagcaaaggagaaaaggaaagctataagcatctgaatgcagagttccaaagaatagcaagaagagataagaaagccttctttagcgatcactgcaaagaaacagaggaaaacaacagaatgggaaagactagatatctcttcaagaaaattagagataccaagggaacatttcatgcaaagatgggctcaataaaggacagaaatggtatggacctaacagaagcagaagatattaagaagaggtggcaagaatacacagaactgtacaaaaaagaccttcacaacccagataatcatgatggtgtgatcagttacctagagccagacatcttggaatgtgaagtcaagtgggccttagaaagcatcactatgaacaaagctagtggaggtgatggaattcctgttgagctatttcaaatcctggaagatgatgatgtgaaagtgctgcactcaatatgccagcacatttggaaaactcagcagtggccacaggactggaaaaggtcagttttcattccaatcccaaagaaaggcaatgccaaagaaggctcaaactaccacacaattgcactcatctcgcaagCTAGTAAAGtggtgctcaaaattctccaagccaggcttcagtaatacatgaaccgtgaacttcgtgatgttcaagctggttttagaaaaggcagaggaaccagagatcaaattgccaacatccgctggatcatcgaaaaagcaagagagttccagaaaaaatctatttctgctttattgactatgccaaagcctgtgactgtgtggatcacaataaactgtgaaaaattctgagagagatgggaataccagaccacctgacctgcctgttgagaaacctgtgcaggtcaggaagcaacagttagaactggacatggaacaacagactggttccaaataggaaaaggagtacgtcaaggctgtatattatcaccctgcttatttaacttctatgcagagtacatcatgagaaacgctgggctggaagaagcacaagctggaatcaagattgccgggagaaatagcaataacctcagatatgcagatgacaccacccttgtggcagaaagtgaagaggaactaaaaagcctcttgaaagtaaaagtggagagtgaaaagttggcttaaagctcaacattcagaaaacgaagaccatggcatctggtcccatcacttcatgggaaataggtggggaaacagtgtaaacactgtcagactttattttttggggctccaaaatcactgcagatggtgactgcagccatgaaattaaaagacgcttactccttggaagaaaaattatgaccaacctagatagcatattgaaaagcagagacattactttgccaacaaaggtccatctaggcaaggctatggttttccagtggtcaggtatggatgtgagagttgaactgtgaagaaagctgagcaccgaagaattgatgcttttgaactgtggtgttggagaagactcttgagagtcccttggagtgcaaggagaccgaaccagtccattctgaaggagatcaaccctgggatttctttggaaggaatgatgctaaaactgaaactccagtactttggccacctcatgcgaagagttaacttattagaaaagactctgatgctgggagggattaggggcaggaggagaaggggatgacagaggataagatggctggatggcatcactgaccccatggatgtgagtctgagtgaactccaagagttggtgatggacaaggaggcctggcgtgctgcgattcatttggtcactaagagtcggacatgtctgagtgactggactgactgactgactaatggAGCCTCAAGCAGGATTGTATTGAGTATCAGATAGGATTGTGCATATCAGGTATTTAAACATAACTATTTTTAGTTCAGTTAAAAGATAAaggttgggggcttccctgggcctCCCTGTTTAAGACACCATACACTACAGGGGGCATGGCGTTCATGCTGTTATAGGGGGAACTAGGATTCCCACAtagaaaatggataaccaacaaggatctgtTATGTAACACATGGAACTATGCTCAGTGTTAGggagcagcctggatgggaggggaggttgaggagaatggatacatttatgcctgaatctctttgctgttcatctgaaactatcataacattgttcatcggctataccccaatacaaaataagttcaaaaagagaaaaggaaacaaaagttttaaaaatatataaataaaggtgaagtttctttgcaaatatttaagaactaagagagtcccttggactgcaaggagatcagtcctgggtgtttattggaaggactgatgttgaagctgaaactcccaatactttggccacctcatgtgaagagctgactcattggaaaagacccagatgctgggaaagattgagggcaggagaaggggatgacaggatgagatggttggatggcatcaccgactcgatggacatgggtttgggtggactccgggagttggtgatggaccgggaggcttggcatgctgcggttcatggggttgcaaagagtcggtcacagctgagcgactgaacggattCACTTTTAGCCAGGGCGGTATCTGCTGTTCCTGGTTGTGAGCCCATTCTCCCTGGCAGGATAATCCTGCAGTAGGGGCCTTCAGGCTGTGTCCTAGGGCACATTCTGTGTGTTGTCTTCAAACCTCTGGGAAGGGTTGGCACTGACTGGGTAGTGGCTGCTGGCTCTTTCCCTGTCCACATGGGCCTCCCCGCCCCATCTCTCTTTGTGAAATTCCTGTGTCTGGCGGTCAAGGGGTGTAGGAGGGTGATCTCACCTGAAGTGTGTCACTGACTTGGGGCTGCAGCCTTGGGAACCCCACTCTGATCCGGGGGTGCCTGCGTTTCAGAAGTCACAGGTTTCCAACTCCTCTGCAGTCAGTTCCCAGGCCGCCTGTCCTGGGGCATGTCCTctctttttacagaaaaagttggaTGGCATGTTTTGTCTTCTCATCTTGAAATTACAtggcaaactgttttccagatgaATTTCCTCTGCTGACAACCAAACGTGTTTTCTGGAAAGGTGTTTTGGAGGAGTTGCTGTGGTTTATCAAGGTAAAGAAGTTGCTGCTACTGGAAGTCAATAATCTGTTGTCGGCACAGCACCAGCGAAATCCTTTTAAGCGTGCATCATGTCACTCCTTGGCCTAAAGTCCTTAGTGGCTCCTGTTTTATTCAAGGTCCTTACAGTCCTGTCTGCTCTGGCCTCAGCCAGAGTCACGCTCGCTCTGCTCCTCTCCCCCTGGCCTCCTTGCTGATCTTTGAGCACACGGGGACGTCCCCATTTGGGGCTGGTACTCACCACTCCTGCTCTGTGGAATCCCCACCCCCATGTAGCACCCTCACCTTCAACTCTCTACTCAGTGAGTTTTCCCTGCCTCCAATCTAAAACCGTGATTACCCCCACCCctcctttgttttttctctaGAGAAGCCCCATCTTATATATAAGATCTTCCCCATTTACCCCCTTCAAGGGAGAAggcagacaaatgaataaaatactatcatttaaaaattttttatttaaaataaagttttttgaCATTTAGAAAAGCactataagctccatgaaggcagagaaTTTCTCTTGTCTGCTGTTGTGTGCCCTGGAACACGGCCTgccacacagtaggcactcacaGGGATTGCTGACTGAATATAGATCCCATCTGTGCTCTCCTGGGGGGTAAGTTAGAAGGCTCTTGAGTAATAAGCTGAGCATGGTGATGGTGGGGCAGCGGCCACACCTGTGTCTCCCTTTCATCTCATCTTCATCTCCCCTTCATCTCACTGGTCTGAGAGTCTGGCCAACACTGCTCACAGGGTGCCTAAAGAGATGGGCTCTCTTTTGGGCTGGGCTCGAGGTTGGGCTTCCTTCTGTGGCTTGTATCGTCTTGGGCCAAAGCAGGCCTGAGACCGCAACGCATTTTAGAAAAGGTTTAGGTTTGGATACAGATCTCAGAAGAGAATGTTTGCAGACAAGCTAGAGCCTAGGCTgaatggatggggagggagacttTTGAAGCAACATGAGTGATCAGGAAATGAGTCACTGGAAGTGAAAATAATTAGTATAAACTCAATGACAGAAAGGGAGGAACTGAGATGCTCAGAAATAGAGGTCATGCGCTTGTTTGATCATAAGGCTGGAGTGCAGGATTCCAGTGAGTCCTCACCAGGAAGATAGCATTCATAGTCACCCGCCTCATAGTCACTCCATGGGTGACTCAAGATAGAGGAGTTGGCGTACCTACACTTCAGCTGGGGTCTTTGGGCGAGATGGGGAGATGCAGTCTGTGCCTTGGTTCGTATCTGTTGCGTGCCAGGCGTTTTCTTGTATTATCTGCTCCTCCCAGTAATGTGGGTGGTGATTGCTACTACTGTGCTCTTTCTTGGGTGCAGATACTGAGGCTGGAGGGGTCAGGGAGCTGGTCAGACGAGAAGTGAGGAGACGGCAGGCCTAGCGCCCGTGTGTGTGGCCTCACTGCCTGCTTGTAACCATTACAGCACATCCTACCCAGAGGCCAAATGGGGTCTTGACCTGGATGCACCATCAGGATACATGGGCCAACTCTAATGAGATGAAATACATAAGAGGAACATAAAGCTTATACttggcaccaaaaaaaaaaccccaaacccgcCAAGAACCCACACCTTAACTTTGCAAGTACATATTGTTGATAAACATAACTTGACAGTGGTACTTGTAAAGATACGTGACTGACATATTTGACAGAAAAGCTAATACTGATCAGGCCTCTCAGTGGAAACAGCCTATATAACAGGTCTAAGATACACCAGACACGTTGCGAGTGTGGAGTAAATTCATTCTGGGGAGTTACACTTAGTCACAAGACACATTTAGTTAAGAAACAGAACTGTTAGATGGGAGCAATGAAAGGACTTGGAGATGTTTAGAAGTCTTGGTTGAGTAGAACAGGGAAAAAGATTTGAGGGAGTAATTGCACAGAAGGATCAGACTGTCCCGGGGGTCTTTGGGAAGTCTGGGCTGGGACCAGCCTGCCTAGTGATGGAGCGTGTCAGGTGTTGCCCCCATCTGTCAGCACAGGCCCACTTGTGGCTTGGAATTCACGGGATGCCGTGTCTCTTACAGGGATCCACCAACGCTAAGGAACTGTCTTCCAAAGGAGTGAAGATTTGGGATGCCAACGGGTCCCGAGACTTCTTGGATGGCTTGGGCTTCTCCAACAGAGCTGAAGGGGATTTGGGCCCAGTTTATGGCTTCCAGTGGAGGCATTTTGGGGCTGAATACAAAGATATGGATTCAGGTGAGGAGCTGGAGGGGGCCCTTGGATTTCCTGAGTGTCTCTCACAGCCTGGGTTTGTTCTGTGGCTGCAAGTGAAGCCTGGAGGATAGGAAGCTGATGATGGGGAAATGGATATATAACTTGGACCTTGTGAGGGGCTGCTTTGGATCCAGGGGGAGGGTCGGGTCGGGTCACACACCAGGTGGTCAGCACCTGTGGGTCTGGGCATCTTCTGTACCTTGTTCATCAGCAGACAGTGACCTGGTGGTCGGTTGCTGT
The Ovis aries strain OAR_USU_Benz2616 breed Rambouillet chromosome 23, ARS-UI_Ramb_v3.0, whole genome shotgun sequence genome window above contains:
- the TYMS gene encoding thymidylate synthase isoform X2 — encoded protein: MPAAGSEPSRPLSPPAVQEQSAEPRPPPPHGELQYLGQIEHILRCGFRKDDRTGTGTLSVFGMQARYNLRDEFPLLTTKRVFWKGVLEELLWFIKGSTNAKELSSKGVKIWDANGSRDFLDGLGFSNRAEGDLGPVYGFQWRHFGAEYKDMDSDYSGQGVDQLQKVIDTIKTNPNDRRIILCAWNPKDLPLMALPPCHALCQFYVVNGELSCQLYQRSGDMGLGVPFNIASYALLTYMIAHITDLKPGDFVHTLGDAHIYLNHIEPLKTQALMELRGQASRFVDGGGQAGTRQMGLSGHRHRT